A genomic segment from Pseudoxanthomonas sp. CF385 encodes:
- a CDS encoding LytTR family DNA-binding domain-containing protein, translated as MKVVIADDEPLARERLRALLAEHAGIDVVAEAENGLDALQACSQHRPDMVLLDIAMPGVDGLEAARHLAAFDPRPAVVFCTAYDEHALSAFEAAAIDYLMKPIRAERLAAALERARTFIAGRETQAPAAASGQPRTHLCARLRGSLRLIPVDEVHYLQAEEKYVVVHHARGEDLIEESLKSLEEEFGGRFVRIHRNCLVARHELVEIKRVGDGHVQAILRHGKAPLEVSRRCVAGLRETVKTL; from the coding sequence GTGAAAGTGGTCATTGCCGACGACGAACCCCTCGCCCGCGAACGCCTGCGCGCGTTGCTCGCCGAGCATGCCGGCATCGATGTGGTGGCCGAGGCCGAGAACGGCCTGGATGCGCTGCAGGCCTGTTCGCAGCACCGCCCGGACATGGTCCTGCTCGACATCGCGATGCCGGGCGTCGATGGGCTGGAAGCCGCGCGGCACCTGGCCGCCTTCGATCCGCGCCCGGCCGTGGTGTTCTGCACCGCCTACGACGAGCACGCGCTGTCGGCCTTCGAGGCGGCCGCCATCGACTACCTGATGAAGCCGATCCGGGCCGAGCGGCTGGCCGCGGCGCTGGAGCGCGCGCGCACCTTCATCGCCGGGCGCGAGACCCAGGCGCCGGCGGCCGCCAGCGGCCAGCCGCGGACCCACCTGTGCGCGCGCCTGCGCGGCAGCCTGCGCCTGATCCCGGTCGACGAGGTGCATTACCTGCAGGCCGAGGAGAAGTACGTGGTGGTGCACCACGCCCGCGGCGAGGACCTGATCGAAGAGTCGCTGAAGTCGCTGGAAGAGGAGTTCGGCGGACGGTTCGTGCGCATCCACCGCAACTGCCTGGTGGCGCGCCACGAGCTGGTCGAGATCAAGCGCGTCGGCGATGGCCACGTGCAGGCGATCCTGCGCCACGGCAAGGCGCCGCTGGAAGTCAGCCGCCGCTGCGTGGCCGGCCTGCGCGAGACCGTCAAGACGCTCTGA
- the hemC gene encoding hydroxymethylbilane synthase: protein MTTLRIATRKSPLALWQSEHVADRLRAAHPGLVVELVPMSTRGDEVLDRSLAAIGGKGLFLKELELAMLRGEADCAVHSLKDVPMELEGPFALPAILTRADPADAFVSNHYDGIAALPHGARVGTSSLRRQAQLRAQRPDLQLLDLRGNVNTRLAKLDAGDYDAIVLACAGLQRLGFDARIRARLQAPDWLPAPAQGAIAVECRAEDPEVHALFAPLDDAATRLCVEAERAMNRALHGSCHVPVAAFAHRDGDALVLAGLVGSAAEGQLLRAEGTSDARDADALGRRVAAQLLEQGAGAFLA from the coding sequence ATGACCACGCTGCGCATCGCCACCCGCAAGAGCCCGCTCGCCCTCTGGCAGAGCGAACATGTCGCCGACCGCCTGCGCGCGGCTCACCCGGGCCTGGTCGTCGAGCTGGTCCCGATGAGCACGCGCGGCGACGAAGTACTGGACCGCTCGCTGGCCGCCATCGGCGGCAAGGGACTGTTCCTGAAGGAACTGGAGCTGGCGATGCTGCGCGGCGAGGCGGACTGCGCCGTGCACTCGCTGAAGGACGTGCCGATGGAGCTGGAGGGTCCGTTCGCGCTGCCGGCCATCCTCACCCGCGCCGATCCGGCCGACGCCTTCGTCTCCAACCACTACGACGGCATCGCCGCGTTGCCGCATGGCGCGCGCGTGGGGACGTCGTCGCTGCGCCGGCAGGCGCAACTGCGCGCGCAGCGCCCGGACCTGCAGTTGCTCGACCTGCGCGGCAACGTCAACACGCGCCTGGCCAAGCTGGATGCCGGCGACTACGACGCCATCGTGCTGGCCTGCGCGGGTCTGCAGCGGCTGGGCTTCGATGCGCGCATCCGCGCCCGCCTGCAGGCGCCGGACTGGCTGCCGGCACCGGCGCAGGGCGCCATCGCGGTGGAATGCCGCGCCGAGGATCCCGAAGTGCATGCCTTGTTCGCGCCGCTGGACGACGCCGCCACGCGCCTGTGCGTGGAAGCGGAGCGCGCGATGAACCGCGCATTGCACGGCAGCTGCCATGTGCCGGTGGCGGCGTTCGCGCATCGCGACGGTGACGCGCTCGTGCTGGCGGGCCTGGTGGGCTCCGCCGCGGAAGGCCAGCTGCTCCGCGCGGAAGGCACGAGCGATGCGCGCGACGCCGACGCGCTGGGTCGTCGCGTCGCCGCGCAGTTGCTGGAACAGGGCGCGGGCGCGTTCCTGGCCTGA
- a CDS encoding DUF481 domain-containing protein has protein sequence MAVRPIPETPPAPPPPTPKLTGGGELGFAAASGNTNTESFNGRLDLTYTDGGAWRHSASLFGLHSRSEYARTQDDGSLVRDTRTTANRYTVNANSAYLMDDRGTINTALRHEEDDFGTYSRQQSLSLSYGNRVIKNERAHLDLQVGPGYRRAYDTVDGRTESSLIGRGLIDMRYALTENTEIVNKLLVESGEYNTFAQNDLGVSVTMNSHLALKAGWQARHNSDVAEDIKKTDTLTTMNVVYRFK, from the coding sequence ATGGCGGTGCGTCCGATCCCCGAAACCCCGCCCGCCCCGCCGCCGCCCACGCCGAAGCTGACCGGCGGCGGCGAACTGGGGTTCGCAGCGGCCAGCGGCAACACCAATACCGAAAGTTTCAACGGGCGGCTGGACCTGACCTATACCGATGGTGGCGCCTGGCGCCACAGCGCCAGCCTGTTCGGCCTGCATTCGCGTTCCGAGTACGCACGCACGCAGGACGACGGCAGCCTCGTCCGCGATACGCGCACCACCGCCAACCGCTACACCGTCAATGCCAACAGCGCCTACCTGATGGATGACCGCGGCACGATCAACACCGCGCTGCGCCACGAGGAAGACGATTTCGGCACCTACAGCCGCCAGCAGTCGCTCAGCCTCAGCTACGGCAACCGGGTGATCAAGAACGAGCGCGCCCACTTGGACCTGCAGGTCGGCCCCGGCTACCGCCGCGCGTACGACACTGTGGACGGGCGGACCGAATCCAGCCTGATCGGCCGTGGGCTGATCGACATGCGCTACGCGCTCACCGAGAACACCGAGATCGTCAACAAGCTGCTGGTGGAATCGGGCGAGTACAACACCTTCGCCCAGAACGACCTGGGCGTGTCGGTGACGATGAACTCGCACCTCGCGTTGAAGGCCGGCTGGCAGGCGCGCCACAACAGCGACGTGGCCGAGGACATCAAGAAGACCGACACGCTGACCACGATGAACGTGGTCTACCGCTTCAAGTAA
- a CDS encoding YafY family protein — protein sequence MDKIERITALHRILKAARYPVTVKRLQEELGCSRATVYRDLAYLRDALMAPIEGDGEAGFRYHAAESERFELPGLWLSSEELYALLAAQQLLVRTGGGVLSGALAPLQKRIEGLLADHAGVSQWPVDRVRVIPHRGRKLDEASFRTVASAVLERKQLQFEYRARSTDERTRRTVSPQRITHYRDNWYLDAWDHERNALRSFAVDRVGNARLGEEAARDLPNEELNQHLASSYGIFSGEPKGWATILFSAKAARWVADEQWHSKQQGRHLPDGRYELKIPYSVSRELLMDILHYGADAEIVEPAVLREQAKALLELALSNYEKK from the coding sequence ATGGACAAGATCGAACGCATCACCGCCCTGCACCGCATCCTCAAGGCGGCGCGCTATCCGGTCACGGTGAAGCGCCTGCAGGAGGAACTCGGCTGTTCGCGCGCGACGGTCTACCGGGACCTCGCCTACCTCCGCGACGCGCTGATGGCGCCGATCGAAGGCGACGGCGAAGCCGGCTTCCGCTACCACGCCGCGGAGAGCGAACGCTTCGAACTGCCCGGCCTGTGGCTGAGCTCGGAAGAGCTGTATGCCCTGCTCGCGGCGCAGCAGTTGCTGGTCCGCACCGGCGGCGGCGTGCTGTCCGGCGCGCTGGCGCCGCTGCAGAAGCGCATCGAGGGCCTGCTGGCCGACCATGCCGGCGTGTCGCAGTGGCCGGTCGACCGCGTGCGCGTCATCCCGCACCGCGGCCGCAAGCTGGACGAAGCCAGTTTCCGCACGGTCGCCTCGGCGGTGCTGGAGCGCAAGCAGCTGCAGTTCGAATACCGCGCGCGTTCCACCGACGAGCGCACGCGCCGCACCGTGTCCCCGCAGCGCATCACCCACTACCGCGACAACTGGTACCTGGACGCGTGGGACCACGAGCGCAACGCGTTGCGCAGCTTCGCCGTGGACCGGGTGGGCAACGCACGCCTGGGCGAAGAAGCCGCACGCGACCTGCCCAACGAGGAACTCAACCAGCACCTGGCCTCGAGCTACGGCATCTTCTCCGGCGAACCGAAGGGCTGGGCGACGATCCTGTTCAGCGCCAAGGCCGCGCGCTGGGTCGCGGACGAACAGTGGCATTCGAAGCAGCAGGGCCGGCACCTGCCCGACGGCCGCTACGAGCTGAAGATCCCCTACAGCGTGTCCCGCGAACTGCTGATGGACATCCTGCATTACGGCGCCGACGCGGAGATCGTCGAACCGGCCGTGCTGCGCGAGCAGGCGAAGGCGCTGCTCGAACTGGCGTTGTCGAACTACGAGAAGAAGTAA
- a CDS encoding lipocalin family protein encodes MPMPLFFRVARLALLACLLVAAVGCASRGEVPQGPAAVDLPRFMGTWHVVAHIPYFAERGHVAARYEYAFRDSDKVGVGYHYREGFDQPEQVREARASVKEASGNREWTLWFVGVVPAKWRIVDVAPDYSWALIDYPGRDMGWILARDPMMGDAQYQDLVKKARDHGINARQLVRVPQVPAQVGAPGFGEPKGP; translated from the coding sequence ATGCCCATGCCGTTGTTCTTCCGCGTGGCCCGACTTGCCCTGCTTGCCTGCCTGCTGGTGGCCGCCGTCGGCTGCGCCAGCCGGGGCGAGGTGCCGCAGGGCCCCGCGGCGGTGGACCTGCCCCGTTTCATGGGCACCTGGCATGTGGTGGCACACATCCCCTATTTCGCCGAACGCGGCCATGTCGCGGCGCGCTACGAATACGCCTTCCGCGATTCCGACAAGGTCGGCGTGGGCTACCACTACCGCGAAGGCTTCGACCAGCCCGAGCAGGTGCGCGAAGCCCGCGCGTCGGTAAAGGAAGCCTCCGGCAACCGCGAGTGGACGTTGTGGTTCGTCGGCGTGGTGCCGGCGAAGTGGCGCATCGTCGACGTGGCGCCGGACTACTCCTGGGCGCTGATCGACTATCCGGGCCGTGACATGGGCTGGATACTCGCCCGCGACCCGATGATGGGCGACGCGCAGTACCAGGATCTGGTGAAGAAGGCGCGCGACCATGGCATCAACGCCCGTCAACTGGTCCGCGTGCCGCAGGTGCCTGCCCAGGTGGGCGCACCGGGATTCGGGGAGCCGAAGGGCCCGTAA